One segment of Pandoraea pnomenusa DNA contains the following:
- a CDS encoding VOC family protein — MSDPRPSHVPWLTPYLTVRDAKATAAFYEQAFGFTVHDTMDDDGALMHVEMFYQGQLIVMFAPEGAFGTTARTPRTSGVEAPQSFYVYTEDVDALYARATAAGAKGLMPPNDQFWGDRFCQLEDPDGYRWGFARPIAPRG, encoded by the coding sequence ATGTCCGATCCCCGTCCGTCCCACGTGCCATGGCTGACGCCATATCTGACCGTGCGCGACGCGAAGGCTACCGCCGCGTTCTACGAGCAGGCATTCGGCTTCACCGTGCACGATACGATGGACGACGACGGTGCCCTCATGCACGTCGAGATGTTCTATCAGGGTCAGTTGATCGTGATGTTTGCGCCCGAAGGCGCTTTCGGCACCACGGCGCGCACACCGCGCACCTCGGGGGTGGAAGCACCGCAAAGCTTCTACGTCTACACCGAGGATGTCGATGCCCTGTATGCGCGCGCCACCGCTGCGGGAGCGAAGGGGTTGATGCCGCCCAACGACCAGTTCTGGGGTGACCGCTTCTGCCAACTGGAAGACCCTGACGGGTACCGCTGGGGCTTCGCGCGCCCCATCGCCCCGCGCGGCTGA